A region of the Apium graveolens cultivar Ventura chromosome 6, ASM990537v1, whole genome shotgun sequence genome:
AAACTTGCAAGGTGTCATCACATACTGATGAAGAGATGGAGATCACCAGCTCGGCAATAATGACTTAGTGGATGTAAATTGTATCATAGTATTTACCCTACAGGGGTTCCTCAGTTCTAAAAGAAAATGATGAACACAGTCCAAAGATGGTAACTGAACATGAACATGAACATGGCTCATCCTTTCAGCTGATCTGTATTCAGAAACATCCCCTTCCGACACTTGTACAATCAAAAGAGCCAGGATGAGTGTTTTAAGGAGATGATGCATTTGTGGAATGAGCGCTATTAACAAAGAAAGCGACATAAGTTTTAACCAACCCACCAACACTAGTACCCTTTTGCCTACGAATCTTCATGTCCACCATAACTAGAACAATCAAATTATTTATAAGTAAATGTGTAAACCACAAAGCTACCTCAATTATCAAGTCAGATCAGCTAGCTAAATCATCTCTACTCAAGCAAGTAACGGAATGCCACAGAACAAGAAATTGCAGTACTAGAATCCACGTTTCATCATAGTACTCAGTATGGCATCATTTTAACACACAAGTTGGATGTGACTACAAttgaatttcaaaaaaaaaaaaaaaaaaaagaacaaaTTGATAGAGCACTATGAGAGGTCTAAAAGGTATACTCTGAAGTTTCAATCTAATAGCCACTTGCTCTTGTAGTACAGCTCCAGATGTGCCTTAACATCATTAAACCGAAGAAAATACAATCAATTCCTTAGTAATGCTCCAAAAGCACCTTTGGTCACAACAAGGACGATGCATCAACATAAACAATAAGGTAGCTCAAACATCAACAGAAATCAGGTGGCTAAGACCTTTCTATATTCAATATAATCCGCTTTCACTGTCCAAAAGGTATCAAAAAAATTGTGTTGCAGAGACAACATTATAGAAAATAAGTACAATCTCCATCAATTAATCAACAACACTAGAGTAAACGACTGACGGTTTCTGCTGCAAAACATGAGGAAAGTAGAACTCCAAAAGATTGCTGGTAAAAAGAGTGCATATTTCACCTACAAAACTGAAGTTACCTTCATGCTTCATATATCATTACAGTTCAGCTTCAAATATAAAAGACGTGCAAGAATCATGATAATACCTGAACCTTACTAAAGAACCAGTCCCACTTTTCACCCAATCAAATAAGTTGTGCCTTTTTCAGGTCTGACAAAACTCCTCTGTCCTCGCTGCCTCTCTCGTTGTAAAGAACCTGCAAGTTAACGAGACAATAAAAATCTTCTAGGCACCCAAAAGCCTTGCATACTTTTCAAATATTATGATGGTTTTTCCCAGACAAGATCTACTGCATGTACCTTATCAATGATCCCATATTCAAGTGCTTCACTAGGACTAAAATACTTTGGACGTCGAATGTCCTCTTCAATTTGCTCTGGTGATTTTCCTATATGCTTTGCATAGAGATTTACCTTCAAAgattaataaatttgaaagacTTTAGATTAGTGTTTTAATATGTGCCCTGTTTTAGCGACCACATGCATAATAAGCCTCAGATGACAAACAATTAGCAAACTTGATTCTGTAATTATTGAAAACTAAAATGCAGAATTTGACGACAAAAGATAATTAACTTGAACATTTTTTGCATTACCAATTCGGTCTTCACATTCTTAACTTCTTTTCTCATAAGGTTGACATCTGTAGCTTGGCCTTGAAATCTTCCAATTGGCTGAAGAGTAAGACATGGTGGCAAAGTTAAAATATCTAATTTACTAGCACACATGTAAAACTTGCATATTTTTCACAATGATGCATGACAAAACAGAtataaataatcattaataatgCCAAACACATACCTGCTTTATCATTATTGTCGATGAGGGCAAAGCTGAACGATTTCCTTTAGCACCGGAAGCTAATAGTAAGGCAGCTTCACCCCAAGCATTGCCCACACACAGTGTAAAAATAGGTGGCTTGACATAACTGCAATGGAAAAATAAATTCATTCTTggaatatttttaagaaaaaaaaaaagaaaaccaAAAATCAGCTCAGGTACTTCAATAGAAACTTTTAGATGAACCAATGAAAATCAAGGACTGCTCTTTGCTTCATATGCATGACAGCTCCAGATTTCAAGAATTAACAAACAGGAATTGTGACCTTTAGTCTATCTTTggttttctaaaaaaaattaccaaaaatggTAAGGAATAAATTAATTTGCAGTATGAAAAAAAAACACTAGAGGCCCTCCAGTAAATGCTGGTAAGTAATAAGCAAACTTGTGGTTGCTAAGGATGACAGAATATTGTTTAAACTTCTTTGGTTCATACTGTGAGACTTATGTGGGGAATTATTTCTAAATATGTCAAGTTTATACTAGGTTAATTTCCAGATTTTACAAAATCACTAACCAAAactataattaaataaaaaatggTGTATTTGTATTGATGACTTGTGAAAACTAAAGGCTTCCAATGATCGAATCAGAATTTTTTTTCAGGAGACCAGctctaaaatattattatatccAAAGTATTGAACAGATAATTCATTATCACAATTTTGTTAAATACAAAAGAGGTATAACCTCATAACATCGTAAATTGCAAAAGCTTCTGTTTCATATCCCAACTTCTCCCCACCCTGCAAAAAGTAGATCAAAATTAATTCCAGTAACAGAGCTGCAATCCATATACAGATACAACAAAAAAGAAACTGAAATGACAGGACCCAAGTTTGCAACATCTGAGTTGCATGCAGCAAGTGTAGCTTATAAAATGAGAGTAGAAGCTTGCTACATAAAAAATTACAAAAGCTTTTACCCTCATTTCAGCATTCTTcatcatattttttaataattagaATATTTACATAGTAAATCTGTAGTACTCAATCAACTACTCTTCTCAGGTTCCGCATTAATAATTGATATCTTCATTCGGTATTTTTCTTCCATATTTAATTCATGATGATTATCTTTTGGTATTCTTGCTTATACCATTTTAACTCGAGaaaaaatataatgatataaatATTGGATACCTATACAGTGTTAATTAAAGATTCATAAGGATTTTCACTTACTTCGGATTCAGTTCCAATTATTAAAATTAGAGGGGGGGAAATTCCTAAAGTTAACTTTAGGAAAATTATCTAAAGTTATTAGTATTTTGCATATAAAAGTTGAATGGCCTTGCATTTACAAAAATAACCTtaaatttgtattaaaaactCACTAAACTTTAGATTGTTATCTAAAGTTAACTTTAGGATCCTTAAGCCtaattaattataaatacatATAGTTTAGCTCAGTTTTAAAGTATTTATTTTTGGGGTGGGAAGAGGGGTATAGTCCTTTTTAACTTGGACTTGGAGACAAATTGTATTTCAAAATCATcacaaatttatttaaaatattcattaaaAGAGTCATATACTCATATATATTCAGCAGTGGCTGAAAATTAAAAAACTATAAATTTGTTAGTTGGTGCGTATTACTTATAAATATTCTTCATGATAGAGGGGATACATGTAGGCATCCAAGATTAATTTTTACAGTTAAAAAAAAATCAGCAAACAATTTAGCTCATCAAAGTCCAATCATTCAGATTCAATGAACTTAAATATCCTTTATTTCAGTAAATCCTGCCTACATAATCATGAAAAAAAAAAACTCTGTATCTATGGATGTACTAGTATTATTATCAACTAGTATAACTTGTTCAAAATTTCAACCCTATATCTATCTATTGCTACAAAAAGGAAAGCAGTAAGCATGATCAAGTTATCAATGCATAAATTTGTGCCCCTTTCTAGTTGACTAGCCTCCAAACTTCATACATAAATCATACCAGCCTGAACAATGTGATTCAGTATCCAGAATTCACCTTTTGCTGAAAGATAAAGAGAACTTCTAATTTTTAACAGTAAAAGTTGTACCTTAGTTGTTCCTGTGGAATTTATGTAAAGATAAATTGGCTTTTCCTCATCTTCATACTGAAGGTAGAGAAACTCTGCCAGTATCAATTCCGTGACAGATGGGACTAGAGACATGCCCAGATAAACAATTCGGTTTTTATAAAGATAAGATGCCAGATCCGGAGGAGGTTGCTCCCATGCACTTCCTCTTGAAAAAGGAATTACCTGCGAGCAGAATAACATaaacttttcagaaaatagacATTACAACTGCAAGCATTAGCTATCTCAACCAAAAGCAagaaatttattttaattagtaCACAGAATTAGAAACAAAATATTTGGGTAGCACATTTGAGGATTAACTATGAAGAAATTATAAGAGAAGAGGTACAACATACAAAATTTTGTAGGATATAAAGTTTAAACAAAATCCATCACTGCAAGAAGTAGATATCACAACTGAATAGCACTAATGTGAGCCATTACGAGCAAAACATTTGTCTTGACACCTCACCCGTTTATGTCTAATCAATACAGTCCAACAACGAAAGACAAATCAAACATTTTAAGGCCGTACAGAAGATATCATATTGTACATTTCTAACAATCAAGCGACTGAAAGCGCATAAACTAAAACATCCTTTGCATTGAAAATCTACAACGATCCATGAGAATAAACAATACTCATATAGCATTTTTATAAGCATCGTCTCACAAGTACTGAACTAATATGGCAATCTTATGGCATGCCATGAGAATACACGAACCCCAACTGTAGCAGCGCAAGGCACAAGTATGGTAGTTGATGAGTGTGTATTACCCTGGCTGATATAGTAATTTATTAAAATGGATAACAGCACGCTGCTTTCTTTGACAAGATTTAAAGGTCATACTATACTTTTACTTGGCTTATGTTTCCATATTCTATCTTCCATGATAACATTGTCTTCTCTTAAAATGCAAAAGGGAAGAGGAGCATCATAAGTTAATAAAAGCGATTCATAAACAAAAGTCTTATCATTTGGTTTCCTACATCCACCACATTCATCTTCATTTTTTCTATCACATCCATTTGATCAAAATAATTAGTCAGCAACCTTAACATGAAATAAAATTGTTATCACCAAGCACACGGTTGCACCACTTAATTCAAAATATACAAGTCAAGCAATAAAGACTTCAGCCTCGCAGCAGTCGTGTATACATTAAAGCTACAAAATTAACTtgaatattcagataaataaaatTCAGTATGCACAACTCCAATTACATTAAAGTTACAAAATTAACTTCTACCACATAAACCAAGTTAAACTAATTTCTCAATACTAATAAATTAATCACACactaaagaaaaataaaaaagataaGAATATTTACTGTAATATCTAAATGTAAATATAAGTTTAGAAATGAGGAGTATTACCATGGTAACAACGCCGCGTTTGGGAGTAGAAGAAGAAGGGGCATTTGGGTTAAGAGAATGGGGTCGAATCTTaagtccggtgaagtcgccggaaACACTGCCGCCGGTGAATGGAGATAGAAAATTGGTGGATAAAGAAGAAGCTTTTATGCTGCTTCTTTTGGAAGAGGAGAATGTGCGTGGGCGCGTGGAGGGTAACAAGTGTGAACAAGAAATGGTCGCTACTTCCATAGCTTATTGTAAAATTGAGATTGATGTGTGtgttgatttaatgaaatcaATCAAGAATGATGCAGTTTGGGGTTTTGAGTTCGGGTCGGGTAATATTGACCCGTGTAAATAGGAGTCGAATAAAAATGGAGCTATTTGCATTTTAATGGTTCAAAGTTTTGATAGAATTTTAAACAATTACCTATagtttaaaatttataaattgtTGGTCAATATTTGTTACAAGGTTAAAAAATATGGTTTTTGTTTCACATTTATTTATAGATTAGCGAGCACTATTTTGTTACATGGTTAATTTGTTATTTCTTTTTAAATTTCTGACCAGGAATTCACTCGAAATTAATTTGATTCGTTAAATTTACACATGAATAGTGAACATCTTTAACAAAGTTTAACATATTTCACATGTATTATTTAGATTGTTGTAAATTTGTATTTGATCAATAGAACATTATATTTATACATGAATAATGAATATAACCAAACCAAATATACTCAATTTATCCACTTTGAGCAGAACATGAAAGTAATATGTACGCAACCATACCCCTAACGCGAGGTAGAGAAGTTGTTTCCGTGAAGACCCCCGACTTAGTGCATTAATTTATAATATTGTGTGCAATATGTTCGAGAAAATACATAAACCTGTGGTATTATTCACACGACACTTATACCTAAATGTCGCCGACCAGTGAAGTGTCTGTGCCATTAATTTGAATGTCATTTCACGAAGAAGTGATTGAATCAAACCCTTCACGATGTTTGTGTCACCATAGATTCCATCCTGAAGTCTGCCTCCGCAATTATTGAAACTATTCTCCAGTAACGACTGTTTGATAGGGAAAGAAAAGTAGGGGAGATGGGGTTGACAGCGGCCGGAAGCTTGCGAGGGCAGGGGATAGATTAATAATACATAACAATGATTATTCTAAATTTCCTAATATAATTAACATAAATTAATTGCCTACCAAAGCAGGTAATTTCTCAATATTTACAACTTTTCACCCATCGAAGGAAATAAATTGTCAAGAAACCATTCACTCTAAAACCTAAAGGTGTTGGAGAATGACCATtttcaggatcttatattattatAACACCCCCCTCACccgaaagcccatttatgggtcgaataGTGGATCACGGGCGCCCGACATAAATTTGCCTTTTGTGTCCCTCATAAATTGTGAGAAATATTGGGGTGGCAGGAAGTCGAACCTGAGTCCTCCCGCTGCCCGAGCTTTGATACCATGTCAAGGAACCattcattttaaaatctcaaaGGTGTTATAGAATGACCCTGGTCCAAGATCTTATATCATTCTAACATAGATATATcctttaataatttaaaatatattattgaaATGTTAAACTAAAAATACTATTTACTTAATAATATAATTACATATGATGTTCGTACATGGATTCAGAGATGTGGGAAGAGTTGCAGATTGAGATGGACAAATTATCTTAGACCTGATATTAAGAGAGGAAAATTCAGTTTGCAGGAAAAACAAACTATTATTCAACTCCATGCTCCTTTAGAAAACATGTAACAGTATGAGTGGATGTATGTGTACTCCACATATCATATTGTTAATAGTAAATTATAACAACATATATGTTCTTGATCTATAAGGaaaaaattttgaattaatattgcATGGTAGTACCTTTTATCTTTTCTCAATTTGTCATTAGTAAATTATAACAACTTTTATTCATAAATTCAACTATACAGCATTTTAAGATGTTCATCCAGTTCAAAGCATAGTCACATTATAGAGCTAATTAATCTAGTGTATAAAACTGATACATTTTAACTTTAGATAATAATAATTTCTTGCTGCAGCATTGCCAGAAACTGTCTGTGCACTTAAAAATTATGGCCTTTACTTTCATGCCTGATGGAAATTAATCTTAAACTTATTATTTAgatatttgtttttatttgttttagtAGAATTTGAATAAGTTTGTATTCAGTCTGATATGGTTAGCAAGACTAGGTCATAGTTAGTTCCAAATTTATTAGGTGATCATGGCATAGATGTAGAAATGGAGTAATGATAGGAAAGTTGTTCCTATTTTTTAGTTACCACTTGCAGGAGGTTAGATTATTTTCACTTATTTAAATAGCGCCATATGCATCAATATAGGGTGTGGCTCTTCTTtctttatataaaatataaaacacTTGAGATTTGCTCACAGATTTTGCAGTTTTTCATCTTGTATCAATTATGTTTTCTACACTTGATATCAGAGTTATATGTTCATGGGCTTGTGAGACTCTTATaaaaatacacacacacatatatatatattatccttcATATTGCATGACATCAAACAACTTTTCAGTCTCTATTCCATTATTCAAAGGAGATCATTATAATTCATGGGCTATCAAAATGAAATCAATATTGAAAGCTATGAGTTTGTGGGAAGCAATTGAGAGTGATGTTGAGCCAATCCCTCTTCCACGAAATCCAACAGCAGCCCAAATCAAAAAACGTGATGAAGAATTGGCAAGAGAAGCAAAGGCACTTTCATGTCTACATTCGGCTATGTCGGAAGAGATCTTTACAACTATTATGGGTTGTGATACTCCTAAAGAAGCATGGACAAAAATTAAGGAAGAATTTGAAGGCAACCAACAAACCAAACTAGTGAAAATTCTGAACCTCAAGAGAGAGTTTGAGATGATAAGAATGAAAAGTAATGAAGACGTCAAGGAATATGGGAGTAGGTTGATGTCCATCGTTTACCAAATCAAATTACTTGGTGGAGACTTCTCAAGTCAAAGAGTTGTGGACAAACTTTTAGTGACTCTTCCCGAGAGGTATTAAACTAAAATTTCTTCACTTGAAGATACTAAAGATCTCTCGAAATTAACTGTTTCAGAATTGATCAATTCACTTCACGTCATGGACCAAAGGAGATTAATGAGGGAGGAAGAAATTGGAGGAAAAAATGAGGGACTCCTATTAGTTAAACCTTCATCCTCAAAAGGCACAGGCAACAAAGTTCAATGCAACCATTGTCATAAGATGGGTCATAAGAAAAAGACTATTGGCACAAAGGAAAGTTACAATGTTTCATATGCAAAAGATACGGGCATCTGGCAAAAAATTGTAGATCCCAAATGGACGAAAAAGACATGGCACATTTGATCGAGAGAGAACCACTCATGTAGAGTTGTGGGTGAGAAGTGCACCCTGGAGAGAAGTACTCCAAAATTATTTTTGATGAGAAGTGCATCAAACTTGAtagtggtgagaagtgcatcacaaaatgaagagatggtggtgagaagtgcatcacaaaAATGAAGATAAGTGCTTCATAAGTTTAAGATTAAGGGGGTGAATGTTGGAAAAATAATCTTTAACTtattttaattgttttatttatttaattattttaaataaattgtTTTGTTTATTTATAATAGTCAGGCATCAGTTAGATCGTTGAGCTGGTCTTTTGTGTCGTAGAGTTAATGTAGGAACTGAAGGAATAGGTCTTAGACGTGTAGTTGCATTAAGAGAGTTAGTTTTCAACGTGGCCCTTGTTTTTAGCCACTCTAGTTGTTCACTTTCTATTTATTTGTATTACTTCTGCATTAAGAAAATAGAACAGTATGCTAGTTTTGTTCTCCCTTCTCAGGTTCATATCTTGTTTCTCTGTTATATATAAATAAAAGTTTTACACTTGGTATCCGAGCTATGTCCGATTGAGTAACTGGGCGTCAAAAAATTGCTGCGTATAAATGAAGAAATGGAAGACAACAGATGGTAGAGCTGctagagattcatgaagaatatGTCTCAAGttgaaaaacaaaataaaaaatacatATTTTTTGAGTTGGTGATTATGTGCACCATGAAGAAAAGTGGAGAGAAGTGCTCCAATGGTGATGGGAAGTACATCACTAGTCAATTTAAAGAGAAGTGCTCCATTAAAAATTTAGTATTGATGAGAAGTGCATCAAAAGTGTTGGTGATGAGAAGGGCATCAAAAAAATGAAGAGAAGTGCTTTATAAGTTTAAGATTACAAGGGTGAATATTGGAAATTAATCTTAAACTTATTATTTAgatatttgtttttatttgttttagtAGAATTTGAATAAGTTTGTATTTAGTCTGATATAGTCAGCAAGACTAGGTCATCGTTAGTTTCAAATTTATTAGGTGATCATGACATCGATGTAGAAGTGGAGTAGTGATAGGAAAATTGTTCCTATTTTTTAGTTACCATTTGCAGGAGTTAGATTATTTTCACTTATTTAAATAGTGCCATATGCATCAATGTAGGGTATGGCTCTTCTTtctttatataaaattttaaaacactTGAGATTTGCTCACAGATTTTGCAGTTTTTCATCTTGTATCAATTATGTTTTCTATAATGCCGTGACTTGCTAGTttgctagttttctttatgatCAAACAGATGGTCTGCTATAGCAACGCACTTGCTGAATCGAACTGATAATGAAATCAAGAACTACTGGTATACTCATCTTAAGAAAAGGCTAACTAAAATGGGGATTGATCCAGTCACATACAAGCCTATAAGTGATTCTATTTTGTCTAACAATAAAGGCCCTCCAAGAAAACTGCTAATCTTAGCCACATTACTCAATGGGAGAGTGCCCGCCTTGAGGCCAGAATTTCCTCCCTCGCCGTTGATATCTGTCAGCAAGCTGGTGCTGCCATATATGCCTACATTACCAAATCTTGACAAGCTAAAAATACTGAATGATATTTGGACTAAGCAAGTCTCTGCAGCTAGCCGATAGTAGTTGTGGCAGTGAAGTAGAGTCCCCAAAGTCCACCGTAAATTATTCTGGCACCGGAATGGGGGAGAGCTCCACCTCGTTTGTGGAGCTTATAAGGAATTCTTAGGCTCCTGTGAAGATGATATCATGAAAGATAGAGGGGAAGAAGATTGGGGAGGACTGAGAAGCATTATTAATCCCATGGAAACATATATGGTCAAGTgatgttggaataatcttaaatttagttattaattttGTGTTTTATTAGTTTTGAATAAATTGTATAGGCCTTAGTGAAAGTTGTGTTGGTTAGCACAACAGTACTGTAGACCAGGTCATAGTTTAGTTTCAGCATTATCAGGGAAGTTGAAGTAGTGGAGTCATGCTAGGAATTTCAGTTGCTATTTTTTAGATATCACGTTATATGACTAGTATATATTAGATTGTATGCATTCAGTTTGATAACAAGGAATGAGAAGCAGCTTTATTTTTTTCTCCATACACAACAGTCATGTGTTAAACACTGCACTTTGTATCTAAAGCACAAGCCCATCATAATTTTTTATTCTACACTTGATATCAGAGCATAATGGTTAGGTTCATGTATGCCTAAATATCAACCCAAGCACACAAATAAAATCATGGAAACATCCAAAGCAAAAGAAAGTTTTGTGG
Encoded here:
- the LOC141668376 gene encoding ATP-dependent Clp protease proteolytic subunit-related protein 4, chloroplastic, whose amino-acid sequence is MEVATISCSHLLPSTRPRTFSSSKRSSIKASSLSTNFLSPFTGGSVSGDFTGLKIRPHSLNPNAPSSSTPKRGVVTMVIPFSRGSAWEQPPPDLASYLYKNRIVYLGMSLVPSVTELILAEFLYLQYEDEEKPIYLYINSTGTTKGGEKLGYETEAFAIYDVMSYVKPPIFTLCVGNAWGEAALLLASGAKGNRSALPSSTIMIKQPIGRFQGQATDVNLMRKEVKNVKTELVNLYAKHIGKSPEQIEEDIRRPKYFSPSEALEYGIIDKVLYNERGSEDRGVLSDLKKAQLI